In one window of Nothobranchius furzeri strain GRZ-AD chromosome 11, NfurGRZ-RIMD1, whole genome shotgun sequence DNA:
- the ahsg2 gene encoding alpha-2-HS-glycoprotein 2: MNFVGITVALGLLGGICAQINVLRPECDSPEVEEAALVAQDYLNAQHNHGYKYVLNRIEDIKIHPTSDGNSTFVLEIDLLETDCHVLDPTPLANCTVRPKHLTAVEGDCDVVLKKVGGILTVTAFKCKTEESREDLCLGCYSLLPLNHTAGLDFVQVSLTKLNNITENVTYALVEVGRMSAQVVSGGHKYNTEFVVAEANCVNDTCTALNDTTAARGICTAEGVNDPIVNCKMFSTLVPLVDANSTAPVRPALPSHGGGLSHKHGHRHHKLTALHNPHLSSFLSAESAESAEVVPVAPALNVSSTPAAPTQTTEDSSSASDASASAEVPITVVKRDVPVSVAASAPADKTHPVVPVQVCPGRIRFF; this comes from the exons ATGAACTTCGTGGGCATCACCGTggcgctgggacttctgggggGCATCTGTGCTCAGATCAATGTGCTGCGGCCCGAGTGCGACTCCCCTGAGGTTGAGGAAGCTGCCCTGGTGGCTCAGGATTACCTCAACGCCCAGCACAATCACGGCTACAAGTATGTACTGAACAGGATAGAAGACATCAAGATCCACCCTACG TCGGACGGAAACAGCACATTTGTCCTGGAAATTGATTTGCTGGAGACCGACTGTCACGTTCTGGACCCCACGCCTCTCGCCAACTGCACAGTCCGACCCAAACATCTCACG GCAGTTGAAGGGGACTGTGACGTGGTGTTGAAGAAGGTCGGCGGGATTCTGACGGTCACTGCATTCAAATGCAAAACAGAAG AGTCCAGAGAGGACTTATGTCTGGGCTGTTACTCCCTGCTTCCCCTGAATCACACCGCAGGCCTGGACTTTGTCCAGGTCTCTCTGACAAAGCTCAACAACATCACGGAGAACGTAACGTACGCCCTCGTGGAGGTTGGAAGGATGTCTGCACAG GTCGTGTCCGGTGGACACAAATACAACACAGAATTTGTTGTTGCTGAGGCGAACTGTGTTAACGACACCTGCACGGCCCTGAACGACACCACGGCT GCGCGTGGAATCTGTACTGCTGAAGGCGTGAACGACCCTATAGTGAACTGCAAGATGTTTTCCACTCTG GTACCCCTTGTGGACGCAAACAGTACTGCACCTGTACGCCCGGCCTTGCCATCGCACGGTGGGGGCCTGTCCCACAAGCACGGCCACAGGCACCACAAGCTGACTGCCCTCCATAACCCCCATCTGAGCAGTTTTCTGTCAGCAGAATCTGCAGAGTCAGCTGAAGTTGTGCCCGTAGCCCCAGCTCTGAATGTCTCCAGCACACCTGCAGCTCCCACTCAGACTACTGAGGATTCCTCTTCAGCTTCAGACGCTTCAGCCAGCGCAGAGGTCCCCATCACGGTGGTGAAGAGGGACGTTCCCGTCTCGGTGGCAGCCAGTGCCCCTGCAGACAAGACACATCCGGTTGTTCCTGTCCAAGTGTGTCCAGGCAGGATCAGATTCTTCTAA